In Anthonomus grandis grandis chromosome 6, icAntGran1.3, whole genome shotgun sequence, one DNA window encodes the following:
- the LOC126737399 gene encoding 40S ribosomal protein S12, mitochondrial has protein sequence MSLLQRVCSKLSLLSLKPLGERLIHRTHQFCASPTYLGTTNLVSFLGNRFSALTMQDRGMATLNQMHRTGPHRKPRIKKRPLDGNPFMKGVVLKTLIKKPKKPNSANRKCVLVRLSNGKEMVAYIPGIGHNLQEHNIVLCRVGRVQDCPGVKLKCVRGKYDLGHVIKPTK, from the exons atgagtttATTACAGAGGGTTTGCTCAAAATTGAGCTTATTGTCTCTCAAGCCTCTGGGCGAAAGATTAATACATAGAACCCATCAATTTTGTGCTTCTCCAACATATTTAGGGACCACTAATCTTGTCTCTTTCTTAGGAAACCGATTTTCAGCTTTAACCATGCAGG atcgAGGAATGGCAACTTTAAACCAAATGCATCGTACAGGCCCACACCGGAAGCCACGAATAAAAAAACGCCCTTTGGATGGCAACCCCTTTATGAAAGGGGTTGTCCTGAAAACCCTCATTAAGAAGCCAAAGAAGCCCAACTCTGCGAACAGAAAGTGCGTTTTAGTAAGGCTGTCTAATGGAAAGGAAATGGTGGCTTATATTCCTGGAATAGGACATAATCTACAGGAACACAATATTGTTTTGTGCCGGGTTGGACGTGTGCAAGATTGTCCCGGTGTTAAACTGAAATGTGTTAGAGGGAAATATGATTTAGGGCACGTAATAAAGCCAactaaataa